DNA sequence from the Cupriavidus oxalaticus genome:
CTTTAGATTCAGTTGAGAGCGCGGTCAGTTGTTTCCGCTCTCCGGCCACCAACTAGCTTGCATGCAATAGACAGCAAATTCGCCGGGTGACCACTTACTCGACGGCACGGTTGCCAAAAAGGCGCTCCGTTGTACCGCCGCCTGGTGACAGCACCATGACTCGCGCCACAGGCTATCGTTTGTTGCTGCTTCGGGTCTCGCAGACCCAGGCACCCTAAGCTTAGGCCGCCTTCGGACGCTTCGCGCCGTACTTCGAACGGGCCTGCTTGCGGTCCTTCACGCCTTGCAGATCCAGCGAGCCACGGACGATGTGGTAACGCACACCCGGCAGATCCTTCACACGGCCGCCGCGGATCAGCACGACCGAGTGTTCCTGCAGGTTGTGGCCTTCACCGCCGATGTACGAAATGACTTCGAAACCGTTGGTCAGGCGCACCTTGGCGACCTTACGCAGTGCCGAGTTCGGCTTCTTCGGCGTCGTGGTGTACACGCGGGTGCACACACCACGGCGCTGGGGGCAGTTCTCAAGCGCCGGGCTCTTGCTCTTGATGACTTCAGAGACGCGCGGCTTGCGAACCAGTTGGTTGATAGTTGGCATTGTTCAATCCAGCTTGGTTTTACGAAAAACGCCCCTCGCACCGGCATGCGCCAGGATGGAGAGGCAACTACGGGTTTTTGGGCGGGAGAGATGAGCGGACGCGCTCTGGAGACGGGACTGTGCGGTAACAGCATGCCAAAGAGCGCGAGCCGGCACCCGGATCCCGCATCTGCCGCCACCGGTCCATCAAAACCGGTCCGGAAGGCTTGCCGGCAGCGGCCTGAAAGCCACATATCCGACGGGCGAGCGAAATCCAAAGCCAAAAACTCGAATCTGGCATCCTAGCAGCGGAATCGTATACCGTCAAGTTGTATACCCGTTGCGCCCCGGCGGGTCCCCGTCCCGCACAGTTCGCACAGGCAGACGGGCTAGGTGCCGCGCAGCGCGTCGACAATGGCCTGGCCGTAGCGCTCGAGCTTGGACGCGCCAATCCCGGGAATACCTTCCATGGCCGACAGCGAGTCCGGCGCCGTCCGCGCCAGTTCGGCCAGCGTGGCGTCATGGAAGATCACGTAGGCCGGCACGCCATGCTCGCGGGCCGTCTCGGTGCGCCAGCGGCGCAACGCCTCCCAGTTGGACAGCGTCTGAGCGTCCATGTCCGCGGTGTGGTCGATACGGTTGCCGCGCGCCGGGCGCTCGCCGGACTTGCCGGGCCGGGTGGCCTGCCGCCGCAGGATGATCTGGCGCTCGCCCTTGAGCACCTCGCGCGCGCGCTCACCCAGCAGCAGCGCACCGTGCCCGCCATGGTCGATCACCAGCAAACCCTGCGCGATCAACTGGCGGAACACGGTATGCCACTCGTGGACCGAGCGATCCTTGCCGATGCCGAAGGTCGAGACCTTGTCATGGCCCCACTGCTTGATCTTTTCGGAGGCATTTCCCCGCAGCACGTCGACCAGGTGGGTGGCGCCAAAATGCACGCGGCTGGCTTGTGCCGTACGGTACACGCACGACAGCGCCATCTGCGCCTCGCGCGTGCCGTCCCAGGTGGCCGGCGGCTCCAGGCAGGTATCGCAGTTGCCGCAGGGTTCGCTGGCTTCGTCGAAGTAGGCGAGGATGCGCTGGCGCCGGCAGCCGGCGGTTTCGCACAAACTCAGCAGCGCGTCCAGCTTGGACGACGACACGCGCTTGAAGGCCTCGTCCGCGTCGGACTCGTCGATCATGCGCTTCTGCTGCACCACGTCGCCCAGGCCATAGGCCATCCAGGCATTGGCCGGCAGCCCGTCGCGGCCGGCGCGGCCGGTCTCCTGGTAATAGCCCTCCATGCTCTTGGGCAGGTCCAGGTGGCCAACGAAGCGCACGTCAGGCTTGTCGATGCCCATGCCGAAGGCGATGGTGGCAACCATCACCAGCCCCTCTTCCTCGCGGAACCTGGCCTGGTGGCGCTGGCGGATGGCCGCGTCCATGCCGGCGTGGTAGGGCAAGGCATTGATGCCGTGGCCCTGCAGCCACGCAGCGGTATCTTCCACCTTCTTGCGCGACAGGCAGTAGATGATGCCGCTGTCGTGGGTGCCATCGGCTGCGGTGTGCTCGGCCTTGATAAAGGCCAGCAATTGCTGGCGCGCATTGTCCTTCTCGACGATGCGGTAGCGGATATTGGGCCGGTCGAAGCTGGAGATGAAAACGCGCGCGTCGTCCAGCGCCAGCCGTTCAATGATCTCGTTGCGCGTCAGCGCGTCGGCGGTAGCGGTCAGCGCAATGCGCGGCACGTACGGGAAGCGTTCGTGCAGCACCGACAGCTGGATGTACTCCGGCCGGAAATCATGGCCCCACTGCGATACGCAATGCGCCTCGTCGATGGCGAACAGTCCGACGCGCGTCCGCTCGAGCAGGTCGAGGAAGCGGGGCGTCATCAGCCGCTCGGGTGCGACGTAGAGGATCTCCACCCTGCCGGCCAGCAGGTCGCGCTCGACGGCGGATGCTTCTGAACCGGTCAGCGTTGAATTCAGCACCGCGGCGCGCACACCGGCTTCGGTCAGCGCCGCGACCTGGTCCTGCATCAGCGCGATCAGCGGCGATACCACGATGCCGACGCCCTGCCCTGTGCGCTGCCGCAGCAGCGCCGGAATCTGGTAGCACAGCGACTTGCCGCCGCCGGTCGGCATCAGCACCAGGCTGTCGCCGCCTTCGGCAACGTGGTCGATGATCTCGGCCTGGCGCCCGCGAAAGGCGTGGTAGCCGAAGACATCCTTGAGGATCGCCAGTGCTTGCGACATGGACAACGGAATTGCTGGAGCCGGAAAAGCCGTAACCTTACCACTAAGGGACCCGGCCACCGCGCCTGACGGGCAAACTCTCCGACGTTTCTCACGAAAGGTCACGCCACGCGCGGATACAAAAAAAGCCCGGCTGGATCAGCCGGGCTTTTGACCGCCTTGCGGCGGGAATTCACTGCATTGAGATCAGGCGTTGTCGCCTTCACCCTCGGTCGTCGCCTGCACCACCGGCGGCGGCTCGATGAAGAGCGACTGCTCTTCTTCGGCGATCGCCTGGGCACGTTCGCGCTCGGAGGCCTCGCGCGCCTTGCGGGCACGGTGGTAGGCCAGGCCGGTACCGGCCGGGATCAGACGACCCACGATCACGTTTTCCTTCAGACCACGCAGGTCGTCGGTCTTGCCCATGATCGCCGCTTCGGTCAGCACGCGCGTGGTTTCCTGGAACGATGCCGCCGAGATGAAGCTGTCGGTCGACAGCGACGCCTTGGTAATACCCAGCAGCAGGTTCTCGTAGGTCGCCGGACGCTTGCCTTCGGCGATCACGCGGTCGTTCTCGTCGAGCAGTTCCGAACGCTCCACCTGTTCACCCGGGATGAACTTGGTGTCGCCCACGTCGGCGATCTGGACGCGGCGCAGCATCTGGCGAACGATCACCTCGATGTGCTTGTCGTTGATCTTCACGCCCTGCAGACGGTACACGTCCTGCACTTCGTCCACGATGTAGTGCGCCAGCTCTTCGATGCCCTTCAGGCGCAGGATGTCGTGCGGGTCCGCCGGACCTTCCACGATCATTTCGCCCTTGTTCACCACCTGGCCGTCGTGCACCAGCACCTGCTTTTCCTTCGCGATCAGGAACTCGTGGGCGTTGCCGTCCAGGTCCGTGATCACCAGGCGCTGCTTGCCCTTGGTGTCCTTGCCGAACGAGGTCGTGCCGGTGATTTCCGCCAGCACGGCGGCGTCCTTCGGCGAACGCGCTTCGAACAGCTCGGCCACACGCGGCAGACCACCGGTAATGTCGCGAGTCTTCTGCGATTCGGTCGGGATACGCGCGAGCACTTCACCCACATGCACCTGCTGGCCGTCCTTCACGGTAATCAGCGCGCCGACCTGGAAGCCGATGGTCACGGAGTGGTCCGTGCCCGGGATCTTCACTTCCTGGCCGTTGGCGTCGAGCAGCTTCACCTGCGGGCGGATGCCCTTGGTGGCAGCCGTGCGGCGCTTGGCGTCGATCACCACCAGGGTCGACAGGCCCGTCACTTCGTCCATCTGCTTGGCGACGGTCACGCCTTCTTCGACGTTCTCGAACTTGGTCGTGCCGGTGTATTCCGAAACGATCGGACGCGTCAGCGCGTCCCACGTGGCCAGCTGCGTGCCAGCCTTGATGGCCTGGCCGTCCTGCACCAGCAGCGTGGCGCCGTACGGGATCTTGTGGCGCTCGCGCTCGCGGCCGTGGTCGTCGGTGATCAGCGCCTCGCCCGAACGCGAGATGACGATCAGCTCGCCCTTCGCATTGGTGACGTAACGCATGGTCGCCGTGAAACGCACGGTACCGGTTGCCTTGGCTTCCACGCTCGATGCCACTGCCGCACGCGATGCCGCGCCACCGATGTGGAACGTACGCATGGTCAGCTGCGTGCCCGGCTCACCGATCGACTGGGCGGCGATCACGCCAACCGCTTCGCCGGAGTTCACCAGCACGCCGCGGCCCAGGTCGCGGCCATAGCACTTGCCGCACAGGCCGTAGCGCGTGTCGCACGACAGCGGGGTGCGGACCTTGACTTCGTCCACGCCGATGTTGTCGATCAGCTCGACCAGGTCTTCGTCCAGCAGCGTGCCGGACTCGATCGCGGTTTCCTGGGTTTCCGGGTTCACCACGTCGGCCACGGTCACGCGGCCGAGAATACGGTCGCGCAGGGCTTCGATCACTTCACCGCCTTCGACCAGGGCCTTCATGGCCACGCCGTTGGAGGTGCCGCAATCGTCTTCCACCACGACCAGATCCTGGGTCACGTCGACCAGACGACGGGTCAGGTAACCCGAGTTCGCGGTCTTCAGTGCCGTATCGGCCAGACCCTTACGTGCACCGTGGGTCGAGATGAAGTACTGCAGAACGTTCAGGCCTTCACGGAAGTTCGCCGTAATCGGCGTTTCAATGATCGAGCCATCCGGCTTGGCCATCAGGCCACGCATGCCGGCCAGCTGGCGGATCTGCGCGGCGGAGCCCCGTGCGCCCGAGTCGGCCATCATGTAGATGGAGTTGAACGACTCTTGCTTCACGGTCTTGCCTTCGCGGTCGACCACGTCCTCGTGCTGGAGCTGCTCCATCATCGCCTTGCCCACCTGGTCGCCGGCGGCGCCCCAGATGTCCACGACGTTGTTGTAGCGTTCCTGGTCCGTCACC
Encoded proteins:
- the rpoC gene encoding DNA-directed RNA polymerase subunit beta' codes for the protein MKALLDLFKQVQQEEQFDAIKIGLASPEKIRSWSYGEVKKPETINYRTFKPERDGLFCAKIFGPIKDYECLCGKYKRLKHRGVICEKCGVEVTLAKVRRERMGHIELAAPTAHIWFLKSLPSRLGMVLDMTLRDIERVLYFEAFVVLEPGMTPLKKSQIMSEDDYLAKCDEYGEGEFVAMMGAEGIRELLRGIDIEKQIEQIRAELQATGSEAKIKKFAKRLKVLEAFQRSGIKPEWMILEVLPVLPPELRPLVPLDGGRFATSDLNDLYRRVINRNNRLKRLLELKAPEIIVRNEKRMLQEAVDSLLDNGRRGKAMTGANKRPLKSLAEMIKGKGGRFRQNLLGKRVDYSGRSVIVVGPTLKLHQCGLPKLMALELFKPFIFHKLETMGIATTIKAAKKEVESQTPVVWDILEEVIREHPVMLNRAPTLHRLGIQAFEPVLIEGKAIQLHPLVCAAFNADFDGDQMAVHVPLSLEAQMEARTLMLASNNVLFPANGDPSIVPSQDVVLGLYYTTRDKINGRGEGMTFADISEVIRAYENKEVELASRVNVRITEYELVDKDAEGDARFAPKTTLQATTVGRAILSEILPKGLPFSVLNKPLKKKEISRLINTAFRKCGLRETVIFADKLLQSGFRLATRAGISIAIDDMLVPPAKEKIIAEASAKVKEYDKQYMSGLVTDQERYNNVVDIWGAAGDQVGKAMMEQLQHEDVVDREGKTVKQESFNSIYMMADSGARGSAAQIRQLAGMRGLMAKPDGSIIETPITANFREGLNVLQYFISTHGARKGLADTALKTANSGYLTRRLVDVTQDLVVVEDDCGTSNGVAMKALVEGGEVIEALRDRILGRVTVADVVNPETQETAIESGTLLDEDLVELIDNIGVDEVKVRTPLSCDTRYGLCGKCYGRDLGRGVLVNSGEAVGVIAAQSIGEPGTQLTMRTFHIGGAASRAAVASSVEAKATGTVRFTATMRYVTNAKGELIVISRSGEALITDDHGRERERHKIPYGATLLVQDGQAIKAGTQLATWDALTRPIVSEYTGTTKFENVEEGVTVAKQMDEVTGLSTLVVIDAKRRTAATKGIRPQVKLLDANGQEVKIPGTDHSVTIGFQVGALITVKDGQQVHVGEVLARIPTESQKTRDITGGLPRVAELFEARSPKDAAVLAEITGTTSFGKDTKGKQRLVITDLDGNAHEFLIAKEKQVLVHDGQVVNKGEMIVEGPADPHDILRLKGIEELAHYIVDEVQDVYRLQGVKINDKHIEVIVRQMLRRVQIADVGDTKFIPGEQVERSELLDENDRVIAEGKRPATYENLLLGITKASLSTDSFISAASFQETTRVLTEAAIMGKTDDLRGLKENVIVGRLIPAGTGLAYHRARKAREASERERAQAIAEEEQSLFIEPPPVVQATTEGEGDNA
- the recQ gene encoding DNA helicase RecQ is translated as MSQALAILKDVFGYHAFRGRQAEIIDHVAEGGDSLVLMPTGGGKSLCYQIPALLRQRTGQGVGIVVSPLIALMQDQVAALTEAGVRAAVLNSTLTGSEASAVERDLLAGRVEILYVAPERLMTPRFLDLLERTRVGLFAIDEAHCVSQWGHDFRPEYIQLSVLHERFPYVPRIALTATADALTRNEIIERLALDDARVFISSFDRPNIRYRIVEKDNARQQLLAFIKAEHTAADGTHDSGIIYCLSRKKVEDTAAWLQGHGINALPYHAGMDAAIRQRHQARFREEEGLVMVATIAFGMGIDKPDVRFVGHLDLPKSMEGYYQETGRAGRDGLPANAWMAYGLGDVVQQKRMIDESDADEAFKRVSSSKLDALLSLCETAGCRRQRILAYFDEASEPCGNCDTCLEPPATWDGTREAQMALSCVYRTAQASRVHFGATHLVDVLRGNASEKIKQWGHDKVSTFGIGKDRSVHEWHTVFRQLIAQGLLVIDHGGHGALLLGERAREVLKGERQIILRRQATRPGKSGERPARGNRIDHTADMDAQTLSNWEALRRWRTETAREHGVPAYVIFHDATLAELARTAPDSLSAMEGIPGIGASKLERYGQAIVDALRGT
- the rpsL gene encoding 30S ribosomal protein S12, giving the protein MPTINQLVRKPRVSEVIKSKSPALENCPQRRGVCTRVYTTTPKKPNSALRKVAKVRLTNGFEVISYIGGEGHNLQEHSVVLIRGGRVKDLPGVRYHIVRGSLDLQGVKDRKQARSKYGAKRPKAA